A region of Arabidopsis thaliana chromosome 5, partial sequence DNA encodes the following proteins:
- a CDS encoding Protein kinase superfamily protein (Protein kinase superfamily protein; LOCATED IN: chloroplast, plastoglobule; EXPRESSED IN: 22 plant structures; EXPRESSED DURING: 13 growth stages; CONTAINS InterPro DOMAIN/s: ABC-1 (InterPro:IPR004147), Protein kinase-like domain (InterPro:IPR011009); BEST Arabidopsis thaliana protein match is: Protein kinase superfamily protein (TAIR:AT4G31390.1); Has 30201 Blast hits to 17322 proteins in 780 species: Archae - 12; Bacteria - 1396; Metazoa - 17338; Fungi - 3422; Plants - 5037; Viruses - 0; Other Eukaryotes - 2996 (source: NCBI BLink).): MAVSAFRGTRLPLFHHSQFPVARTVSGTSKKMIGARNFKGFVLTAQYSQTQDLFTSRLQSQIEKLPKLVEDIVQTSINTGPRGVTRLVQGVQAFVGVGGEWLNDLSKSTSASGGLPSELQLGLLSPLYLRKLFERMGATYIKLGQFIASAPTLFPPEYVKEFQNCFDKAPPVPFEEIRKILQEELGRPIESVYEYVDPTPIASASIAQVHGARLRGSQEDVVIKVLKPGIEDFLVADLNFIYVVSRIFEFLSPEFSRTSLVGIVKDIRESMLEEVDFNKEAQNIESFKRYLETMGLTGQATAPRVYKYCSSRRVLTMERLYGVPLTDLDSIRSLVSSPENSLITALNVWFGSLLACESFHADVHAGNLWLLRDGRIGFLDFGIVGRISPKTWAAMEVFLASIATEEYESMASALIQMGATNRDVDGKAFAKDLEKMFSSIQELDTEIVVATARGTNSDTTAVAANVVMDERQMNALFLDLVRVSESYGLKFPREFALLLKQLLYFDRYTRLLAPNLNMLQDQRISIASNKRTNGYKDSFN, translated from the exons ATGGCGGTCTCAGCTTTCCGTGGCACGCGGTTACCGTTATTTCACCATTCTCAG TTTCCCGTCGCGAGAACTGTGTCAGGAACGTCTAAGAAGATGATCGGAGCCAGGAATTTCAAGGGTTTTGTTCTTACAGCCCAGTATTCGCAAACTCAGGACCTTTTCACTTCTCGTCTTCAAA GCCAGATAGAGAAATTGCCCAAATTGGTTGAGGATATAGTTCAGACATCGATAAACACAGGTCCACGAGGTGTGACACGCCTTGTCCAAGGTGTTCAAGCCTTTGTAGGGGTTGGAGGAGAGTGGCTAAATGATTTATCTAAG TCTACAAGCGCGTCTGGTGGATTACCAAGTGAATTGCAGCTTGGTCTACTGTCTCCTCTATATTTGAGGAAACTCTTTGAACGCATGGGAGCTACTTACATTAAGCTGGGCCAG TTTATAGCATCTGCGCCAACTTTGTTCCCACCAGAATATGTCAAAGAATTTCAGAACTGCTTTGACAAAGCTCCTCCTGTGCCATTTGAAGAAATTCGTAAAATCTTGCAAGAGGAGCTTGGGAGACCCATTGAAAGTGTATACGAATATGTTGACCCTACGCCAATTGCATCAGCCTCAATAGCACAA GTCCATGGTGCAAGGCTTCGAGGCTCCCAAGAGGATGTTGTGATTAAAGTCTTGAAGCCTGGGATAGAAGATTTCTTAGTGGCAGATTTGAACTTTATCTACGTTGTTTCCCGTATATTTGAGTTCCTTAGTCCTGAGTTTAGCCGTACTTCACTG GTTGGAATTGTCAAAGATATTCGTGAGTCAATGCTTGAAGAAGTAGATTTCAATAAGGAGGCTCAAAACATTGAGTCATTTAAGAGATATCTTGAAACCATGGGGTTGACAGGGCAAGCTACTGCTCCAAGAGTATATAAGTACTGCAGCAGCCGGCGGGTACTTACAATGGAGAGGCTATATGGAGTTCCTCTGACTGATCTGGACTCTATAAGATCACTTGTTTCCAGTCCCGAAAACAGCCTTATTACCGCGCTTAATGTGTG GTTTGGAAGCTTACTTGCTTGTGAAAGCTTCCATGCTGATGTACATGCAGGAAACTTATGGCTGTTGCGTGATGGCCGGATtgggtttcttgattttg GCATTGTTGGTCGGATATCCCCCAAAACATGGGCTGCTATGGAAGTATTTTTAGCGTCTATTGCAACTGAAGAATATGAATCCATGGCCTCAGCTTTGATTCAAATGGGCGCCACAAACAGAGATGTTGATGGCAAAGCTTTTGCAAAAGACTTGGAAAAGATGTTCTCATCTATCCAG GAACTAGATACAGAGATAGTAGTGGCTACAGCTCGTGGAACAAATTCAGACACTACTGCTGTTGCTGCTAACGTAGTTATGGATGAGAGACAGATGAATGCTCTTTTCCTCGACCTG GTGCGTGTTAGCGAATCATATGGTCTTAAGTTCCCGAGAGAGTTTGCACTTCTGTTGAAGCAACTTCTGTACTTCGATCGATACACAAGACTATTAGCCCCAAACCTGAACATGCTGCAGGATCAGCGGATCTCTATCGCGTCCAACAAGAGGACGAATGGATACAAGGACAGCTTCAACTAA
- a CDS encoding hypothetical protein (DUF3133) (Protein of unknown function (DUF3133); CONTAINS InterPro DOMAIN/s: Protein of unknown function DUF3133 (InterPro:IPR021480); BEST Arabidopsis thaliana protein match is: Protein of unknown function (DUF3133) (TAIR:AT3G56410.1); Has 1807 Blast hits to 1807 proteins in 277 species: Archae - 0; Bacteria - 0; Metazoa - 736; Fungi - 347; Plants - 385; Viruses - 0; Other Eukaryotes - 339 (source: NCBI BLink).) → MASQTGQKIRLVRCPKCLKILQEDEDVPVYQCGGCSAILQAKRRNIAPSSTPSAGETERAQANEPQSVPETNNVSSSSGQDTVLPSSPGRSVDQEYEKGRNASMESTEKELDDLELSNGDGTNEIQEQECSLGDSEKNEREDNSRLESHMMNTVAEAAGSGSSSGSLSVDHVVAARASNPSGNSEISPDASPVEEKQSQLDILANKTPSAYDVVAARASNSSGNAEISPDASPVEEKQSQLDYPANKTSSAYDGSESSSDEREGQLLDDDEQWNALQKIRSGKFEMHRYPGYKEQGASSSSPFSENRRNGITTYNERHQNRSLQLEGPGGRLGRQGRRHVTEQLRPDMPFYPRESYTRGSPSHPSHDEFDRYPRAHSLQMPSYAGGMNHDFVDYMYHNNPRARGQGQGSRISGEMGRNHGGWYSGQLHNSYSSYSASPQRPMEQPEYHPRWRREIVSDVEDHQRNRHAGHHHELQTRRLRERQRVAKRHVRPTAGGAPFVSCYSCSENLQLPVDFLIFKRKHHLLRCGTCTTVLRFSLQSRNHLVPAVTHDINANRNSNSTSESPIDKAPSKPEKLRSSVQDEELPVARGSPLHRLMGYSTVSQVFKVSQRPPSI, encoded by the exons ATGGCGAGCCAGACGGGTCAGAAAATTCGGTTGGTGAGGTGTCCCAAGTGCTTGAAGATTCTACAGGAAGACGAAGATGTTCCTGTTTATCAGTGCGGTGGTTGTTCCGCCATTCTTCAAG CGAAAAGGCGGAACATTGCTCCAAGCAGTACACCAAGTGCAGGAGAGACAGAGAGGGCTCAAGCCAATGAGCCGCAAAGCGTACCTGAAACCAACAATGTGTCCAGCAGCTCGGGGCAGGACACGGTTCTGCCGTCATCTCCAGGTCGTTCCGTGGACCAAGAGTATGAGAAAGGTAGGAATGCATCCATGGAGTCTACGGAGAAGGAGCTTGATGACTTAGAGTTATCTAATGGAGATGGGACAAATGAAATTCAAGAGCAGGAATGTTCACTTGGTGATTCTGAGAagaatgaaagagaagacaacTCCAGATTGGAGTCTCATATGATGAACACCGTAGCAGAAGCTGCAGGATCTGGATCTAGCTCTGGAAGCTTGAGCGTTGATCATGTGGTGGCTGCAAGAGCGAGTAATCCATCCGGTAACTCTGAGATTTCACCGGATGCTTCCCCCGTAGAAGAGAAGCAAAGCCAACTTGACATTCTTGCAAACAAGACTCCTTCTGCTTATGATGTGGTGGCTGCAAGAGCGAGTAATTCATCTGGCAATGCTGAGATCTCACCTGATGCTTCCCCTGTTGAAGAGAAGCAAAGCCAACTTGATTATCCTGCAAACAAGACTTCTTCTGCTTATGATGGGAGTGAGTCTTCCTCTGACGAAAGGGAAGGCCAACTTCTCGATGATGACGAACAATGGAATGCTCTTCAGAAAATAAGATCAGGCAAATTTGAGATGCATAGATACCCTGGGTATAAGGAGCAAGGCGCTAGTTCCTCCTCCCCTTTCTCTGAGAATAGGCGCAATGGGATTACCACATACAACGAGCGGCATCAGAACAGGTCTCTACAGCTAGAGGGACCAGGAGGGCGCCTTGGCAGACAAGGGAGGAGACATGTGACAGAACAACTTCGGCCTGACATGCCTTTCTATCCGAGAGAATCATACACACGTGGAAGCCCTTCCCATCCGTCACATGATGAGTTTGATCGCTATCCCCGTGCACACTCACTTCAAATGCCTTCATACGCTGGAGGCATGAACCACGATTTTGTTGACTATATGTATCACAACAACCCAAGGGCAAGAGGTCAGGGCCAAGGAAGTAGGATCTCAGGTGAAATGGGAAGAAACCATGGCGGTTGGTATTCAGGTCAGCTTCATAATTCTTACAGTTCATATTCTGCAAGTCCACAGAGACCAATGGAACAACCTGAGTATCATCCGAGATGGAGGCGTGAGATAGTCTCAGACGTGGAGGATCATCAGCGTAATAGACATGCTGGCCACCACCATGAGTTACAGACCCGTCGTCTAAGAGAGAGACAACGTGTGGCCAAGCGTCATGTCCGTCCAACAGCTGGTGGGGCACCTTTTGTTAGCTGTTACAGTTGCTCAGAAAACCTGCAGCTTCCTGTAGACTTTCTCATTTTCAAGAGGAAACATCATCTTCTCAGATGCGGCACTTGCACCACTGTTCTCAGATTCTCACTTCAGTCCAGAAATCATTTAGTTCCTGCAGTAACACATGACATAAATGCTAATAGGAATAGCAATTCAACATCAGAGTCTCCCATAGACAAAGCTCCCTCCAAACCTGAAAAGCTGAGATCCTCTGTTCAGGATGAGGAGCTACCTGTGGCTAGAGGCTCTCCGCTTCACCGACTAATGGGATATTCTACTGTAAGCCAAGTCTTTAAAGTTTCACAGCGTCCTCCTTCTATATAG
- a CDS encoding myosin heavy chain, striated protein (unknown protein; BEST Arabidopsis thaliana protein match is: unknown protein (TAIR:AT3G10880.1); Has 1807 Blast hits to 1807 proteins in 277 species: Archae - 0; Bacteria - 0; Metazoa - 736; Fungi - 347; Plants - 385; Viruses - 0; Other Eukaryotes - 339 (source: NCBI BLink).) yields the protein MDFTTVEVPDEWPHNSNSFVDISTDHNGSSPPVTPKSDTVASNFDQGSSDVSGNHDSNSSYSDLDSDTEAFYSSFNHHLVSPGSMDSHDLSPEKQMSYEELMKKYVQCEEELRTTSLKLQEFEQEIEKLKETEKKESVVLFGEYLRGEREIAQGEIAIRDIAIETERKRVLEVQRQVVDLETELSDLSFKFEHLVNEHEVSRDCLDVSFSEISKLREMLCDCQQNFSIEKTKLVDQIKHSEAEKMEMQRKEVELQAEISALKTDLATRGEHIEALNKDFDKHKLRYDMLMAEKDGVCAEVDNLKAEMRSRDIQIQQMEEQLNQLVYKQTELVSESGNAKNTVEELKAVVKELEIEVELQSKAKKTVEELRATVWEMEKHAELQRNAISQGEEEKREAIRQLCFSLDHYKSGYKQLLWYLSGNNQQHQTTMVV from the exons ATGGATTTTACAACAGTTGAGGTCCCAGATGAGTGGCCACATAATTCGAATTCCTTTGTGGACATCTCAACAG ATCACAATGGATCTTCACCTCCTGTAACTCCAAAGTCTGATACAGTAGCTTCCAACTTTGACCAAGGAAGTTCTGATGTTTCTGGCAATCATGATTCTAACTCTTCTTATTCCGATTTAGATTCGGACACGGAGGCCTTTTACTCATCTTTTAACCATCACCTCGTATCACCAGGGTCAATGGATAGCCATGACTTATCCCCGGAGAAACAAATGAGTTATGAAgaattgatgaagaaatatGTCCAGTGTGAAGAAGAGCTTAGGACTACGAGTTTGAAACTTCAAGAATTTGAGcaagagattgagaaactAAAGGAGACCGAGAAAAAAGAATCGGTTGTTCTGTTTGGCGAGTATCTACGTGGTGAGCGAGAAATCGCACAAGGAGAAATTGCGATTAGGGACATAGCTATTGAGACTGAGAGAAAGCGAGTTCTCGAGGTGCAAAGACAGGTGGTTGATTTGGAAACTGAGCTTTCAGACttaagtttcaaatttgaGCATCTAGTGAATGAGCATGAGGTGAGTAGGGACTGTTTAGATGTGTCATTTTCTGAAATCTCTAAGCTAAGGGAAATGTTGTGTGATTGTCAGCAAAATTTCTCtattgagaaaacaaaactggtAGATCAGATAAAGCATTCTGAGGCAGAGAAAATGGAGATGCAGAGGAAAGAGGTTGAGTTGCAAGCTGAAATCAGTGCATTGAAGACAGACTTGGCCACACGTGGTGAGCATATTGAAGCATTAAACAAAGATTTCGACAAGCACAAGCTGAGGTACGACATGTTAATGGCAGAGAAAGACGGAGTATGTGCTGAAGTAGACAATCTAAAAGCAGAGATGAGATCAAGAGACATCCAAATTCAGCAAATGGAGGAGCAACTTAACCAGCTGGTCTATAAGCAGACAGAGCTTGTGTCTGAATCAGGAAATGCCAAGAACACTGTTGAGGAACTGAAAGCTGTGGTTAAAGAACTGGAGATTGAAGTAGAGCTGCAGAGTAAGGCCAAGAAAACTGTGGAGGAACTGAGAGCTACGGTCTGGGAAATGGAGAAGCATGCAGAGTTGCAGAGGAATGCGATATCAcaaggagaggaagagaaacgAGAGGCGATTAGACagctttgtttctctctggATCATTACAAAAGCGGATATAAACAGCTTTTGTGGTATCTTTCGGGCAATAACCAGCAACATCAAACAACCATGGTCGTGTGA
- a CDS encoding myosin heavy chain, striated protein (unknown protein; BEST Arabidopsis thaliana protein match is: unknown protein (TAIR:AT3G10880.1); Has 50151 Blast hits to 28081 proteins in 1838 species: Archae - 860; Bacteria - 6013; Metazoa - 25867; Fungi - 3836; Plants - 2236; Viruses - 90; Other Eukaryotes - 11249 (source: NCBI BLink).): MDFTTVEVPDEWPHNSNSFVDISTDHNGSSPPVTPKSDTVASNFDQGSSDVSGNHDSNSSYSDLDSDTEAFYSSFNHHLVSPGSMDSHDLSPEKQMSYEELMKKYVQCEEELRTTSLKLQEFEQEIEKLKETEKKESVVLFGEYLRGEREIAQGEIAIRDIAIETERKRVLEVQRQVVDLETELSDLSFKFEHLVNEHEQNFSIEKTKLVDQIKHSEAEKMEMQRKEVELQAEISALKTDLATRGEHIEALNKDFDKHKLRYDMLMAEKDGVCAEVDNLKAEMRSRDIQIQQMEEQLNQLVYKQTELVSESGNAKNTVEELKAVVKELEIEVELQSKAKKTVEELRATVWEMEKHAELQRNAISQGEEEKREAIRQLCFSLDHYKSGYKQLLWYLSGNNQQHQTTMVV, encoded by the exons ATGGATTTTACAACAGTTGAGGTCCCAGATGAGTGGCCACATAATTCGAATTCCTTTGTGGACATCTCAACAG ATCACAATGGATCTTCACCTCCTGTAACTCCAAAGTCTGATACAGTAGCTTCCAACTTTGACCAAGGAAGTTCTGATGTTTCTGGCAATCATGATTCTAACTCTTCTTATTCCGATTTAGATTCGGACACGGAGGCCTTTTACTCATCTTTTAACCATCACCTCGTATCACCAGGGTCAATGGATAGCCATGACTTATCCCCGGAGAAACAAATGAGTTATGAAgaattgatgaagaaatatGTCCAGTGTGAAGAAGAGCTTAGGACTACGAGTTTGAAACTTCAAGAATTTGAGcaagagattgagaaactAAAGGAGACCGAGAAAAAAGAATCGGTTGTTCTGTTTGGCGAGTATCTACGTGGTGAGCGAGAAATCGCACAAGGAGAAATTGCGATTAGGGACATAGCTATTGAGACTGAGAGAAAGCGAGTTCTCGAGGTGCAAAGACAGGTGGTTGATTTGGAAACTGAGCTTTCAGACttaagtttcaaatttgaGCATCTAGTGAATGAGCATGAG CAAAATTTCTCtattgagaaaacaaaactggtAGATCAGATAAAGCATTCTGAGGCAGAGAAAATGGAGATGCAGAGGAAAGAGGTTGAGTTGCAAGCTGAAATCAGTGCATTGAAGACAGACTTGGCCACACGTGGTGAGCATATTGAAGCATTAAACAAAGATTTCGACAAGCACAAGCTGAGGTACGACATGTTAATGGCAGAGAAAGACGGAGTATGTGCTGAAGTAGACAATCTAAAAGCAGAGATGAGATCAAGAGACATCCAAATTCAGCAAATGGAGGAGCAACTTAACCAGCTGGTCTATAAGCAGACAGAGCTTGTGTCTGAATCAGGAAATGCCAAGAACACTGTTGAGGAACTGAAAGCTGTGGTTAAAGAACTGGAGATTGAAGTAGAGCTGCAGAGTAAGGCCAAGAAAACTGTGGAGGAACTGAGAGCTACGGTCTGGGAAATGGAGAAGCATGCAGAGTTGCAGAGGAATGCGATATCAcaaggagaggaagagaaacgAGAGGCGATTAGACagctttgtttctctctggATCATTACAAAAGCGGATATAAACAGCTTTTGTGGTATCTTTCGGGCAATAACCAGCAACATCAAACAACCATGGTCGTGTGA
- a CDS encoding Surfeit locus protein 6 (Surfeit locus protein 6; CONTAINS InterPro DOMAIN/s: Surfeit locus 6 (InterPro:IPR007019); BEST Arabidopsis thaliana protein match is: Surfeit locus protein 6 (TAIR:AT2G27750.1); Has 1807 Blast hits to 1807 proteins in 277 species: Archae - 0; Bacteria - 0; Metazoa - 736; Fungi - 347; Plants - 385; Viruses - 0; Other Eukaryotes - 339 (source: NCBI BLink).), whose translation MTKTRGTDMTKKKGKHVSEMDFKTHQHTEFFDKLIELTPARFYLPDETERKWYPGLSKAQKARAKKKTNDNLKKAKRDKLDPEKSALTTLDLLKEKIEKERLASQKQKLKKKHADLREQKLEQEKSGTELPDDDSKKETDNNRLNDDDSKEETDNNRQKDDRSVTYEELRERLHRKIDELKGGRGGSDRPRSNERRKKNLPNKRKRDTVSEEKTVEEIKSADKGKGKLDVEEAAKDLTFGYVKIDDDEEHGKEKKKRRLSKARELERAMKLEAAKKDPEKGDVIAKKHSWKAATSRAAGIKVHDDPKLLKQSIHKDKKRQEKNAEKWKERIEGQQKFKVEKQQKRSGNIADRIEQNKMRKIAKREKKLLRPGFEGRKEGFINEGGN comes from the exons ATGACTAAAACTCGTGGGACTGAT atgacaaagaaaaagggtAAACATGTTTCTGAAATGGATTTCAAGACTCATCAGCATACTGAATTTTTCGATAAGTTGATAGAGCTCACGCCTGCTAGATTCTACTTACCTGATGAGACAGAAAGGAAATGGTATCCAGGTCTTAGCAAGGCTCAAAAAGCTAGagccaagaaaaaaacaaatgacaaCCTAAAGAAGGCGAAGAGAGATAAGTTGGACCCAGAGAAGTCTGCTTTGACGACTCTCGATTTACTGAAGGAGAAGATAGAGAAGGAAAGATTGGCTTCACAGAAGCAGAAGCTTAAGAAGAAACACGCGGATTTACGGGAGCAGAAGCTAGAGCAGGAAAAATCAGGTACTGAGCTTCCTGATGATGACAGTAAGAAGGAAACAGATAACAACAGACTAAATGATGATGACAGTAAGGAGGAAACAGATAATAACAGACAAAAGGATGATCGATCTGTTACGTACGAAGAGCTAAGGGAACGCCTCCACCGCAAAATTGATGAGCTCAAAGGTGGTCGTGGAGGTTCAGATAGACCAAGAAGCAatgaaagaaggaagaagaatctgccAAATAAGAGAAAGAGGGATACAGTTTCTGAGGAGAAGACTGTGGAGGAGATTAAGTCAGCAGATAAAGGTAAGGGTAAGTTGGATGTGGAGGAGGCTGCTAAGGACCTTACATTTGGTTATGTCAAGATTGATGACGATGAAGAACacggaaaagagaaaaagaaacgaaGGCTTTCAAAGGCAAGAGAACTTGAAAGGGCTATGAAGTTAGAGGCTGCAAAGAAGGATCCAGAAAAAGGTGATGTAATTGCAAAGAAGCACTCATGGAAGGCAGCTACAAGCAGAGCAGCTGGTATCAAGGTTCATGATGACCCAAAGCTATTGAAGCAAAGCATccacaaagacaaaaagagGCAAGAGAAGAACGCAGAGAAGTGGAAAGAGAGAATTGAAGGGCAACAAAAGTTCAAGGTGGAGAAGCAGCAAAAGAGATCAGGGAATATTGCCGATAGGATTGAACAGAATAAGATGCGCAAAATCGccaagagagagaaaaagctCCTGCGTCCTGGCTTTGAAGGCCGCAAAGAAGGGTTTATCAATGAAGGTGGAAACTAG
- a CDS encoding myosin heavy chain, striated protein, which produces MDFTTVEVPDEWPHNSNSFVDISTDHNGSSPPVTPKSDTVASNFDQGSSDVSGSMDSHDLSPEKQMSYEELMKKYVQCEEELRTTSLKLQEFEQEIEKLKETEKKESVVLFGEYLRGEREIAQGEIAIRDIAIETERKRVLEVQRQVVDLETELSDLSFKFEHLVNEHEVSRDCLDVSFSEISKLREMLCDCQQNFSIEKTKLVDQIKHSEAEKMEMQRKEVELQAEISALKTDLATRGEHIEALNKDFDKHKLRYDMLMAEKDGVCAEVDNLKAEMRSRDIQIQQMEEQLNQLVYKQTELVSESGNAKNTVEELKAVVKELEIEVELQSKAKKTVEELRATVWEMEKHAELQRNAISQGEEEKREAIRQLCFSLDHYKSGYKQLLWYLSGNNQQHQTTMVV; this is translated from the exons ATGGATTTTACAACAGTTGAGGTCCCAGATGAGTGGCCACATAATTCGAATTCCTTTGTGGACATCTCAACAG ATCACAATGGATCTTCACCTCCTGTAACTCCAAAGTCTGATACAGTAGCTTCCAACTTTGACCAAGGAAGTTCTGATGTTTCTG GGTCAATGGATAGCCATGACTTATCCCCGGAGAAACAAATGAGTTATGAAgaattgatgaagaaatatGTCCAGTGTGAAGAAGAGCTTAGGACTACGAGTTTGAAACTTCAAGAATTTGAGcaagagattgagaaactAAAGGAGACCGAGAAAAAAGAATCGGTTGTTCTGTTTGGCGAGTATCTACGTGGTGAGCGAGAAATCGCACAAGGAGAAATTGCGATTAGGGACATAGCTATTGAGACTGAGAGAAAGCGAGTTCTCGAGGTGCAAAGACAGGTGGTTGATTTGGAAACTGAGCTTTCAGACttaagtttcaaatttgaGCATCTAGTGAATGAGCATGAGGTGAGTAGGGACTGTTTAGATGTGTCATTTTCTGAAATCTCTAAGCTAAGGGAAATGTTGTGTGATTGTCAGCAAAATTTCTCtattgagaaaacaaaactggtAGATCAGATAAAGCATTCTGAGGCAGAGAAAATGGAGATGCAGAGGAAAGAGGTTGAGTTGCAAGCTGAAATCAGTGCATTGAAGACAGACTTGGCCACACGTGGTGAGCATATTGAAGCATTAAACAAAGATTTCGACAAGCACAAGCTGAGGTACGACATGTTAATGGCAGAGAAAGACGGAGTATGTGCTGAAGTAGACAATCTAAAAGCAGAGATGAGATCAAGAGACATCCAAATTCAGCAAATGGAGGAGCAACTTAACCAGCTGGTCTATAAGCAGACAGAGCTTGTGTCTGAATCAGGAAATGCCAAGAACACTGTTGAGGAACTGAAAGCTGTGGTTAAAGAACTGGAGATTGAAGTAGAGCTGCAGAGTAAGGCCAAGAAAACTGTGGAGGAACTGAGAGCTACGGTCTGGGAAATGGAGAAGCATGCAGAGTTGCAGAGGAATGCGATATCAcaaggagaggaagagaaacgAGAGGCGATTAGACagctttgtttctctctggATCATTACAAAAGCGGATATAAACAGCTTTTGTGGTATCTTTCGGGCAATAACCAGCAACATCAAACAACCATGGTCGTGTGA